ttcTTATTATATACTGCAGAAGTTACCGTAGAGATGAAGCAATTATCAAGAGATGGTTCGTTCACTGGTTCATATCTGTCATACATATCAAAAAATAGCTCGTCTATTGGACCAAGTAGATCAACTCCAGGCATCAACTCGGACCGTATATCATCACTCTCTGCTTCTGTAGAAACAAATGCAATGAACTTCCCTTTTGGTGCGACGTTGTGAGTGTATGAGCAACAGAAGATGTACCTAACAAGAAAACGCCAATAGGAATAACATGAGATGAGGCTTGTGTAACCATTCAATCAAGCGCTGAGCGAAAAATCTAATCAttcataaataaaaaactGTTTGGGGTTGAAACAAAAAGGCCTCACATATCTGACTTGCGTCCAAGTTGTTTCTGTGGCAAAATAATCTGGACTGAGTGGGCATCTGTATTTGGGATTGGATGGCTCATAATAGCAATTGCGCGTGCAACTTTGCCGATCTTCCTGACCTGTTAATTAACGGACAAAGGTAAAACAACAGCATCTGGAAGCAACGTCTAACAAATGCACAAGATGAGGTTGTAGGCGATATGAACTTCTCAAGAAGATAAAAAGGCAAAATTAAACTAAATGTGCTTCTGTTATATTAAATATTCACCTTGTTGGTCAAGTATGAAGGATCACAGACAacttttttgcattttgcagTTTCACCTTCTGATGTAACACCACACACTTTTCCTTCCATATCGAACTCAACCTACATGAATCGGGTGGCACAGGTGAAAAAGAGCGATCTGTTTGTATCCAGATTATGCGAGTTACTAATAGGCAGGTGATAAAGAATACCTTGCACTCAGGCTTATTTAACATGTAAGTACCACCATAAACAGCACTTAGACGTGCAAAAGCCTGAGGGATAAGAAAAACATTGTAATATATGAGCATCTTAATAACATGGTATGGGCAGCATGACAAGTAAAGGAATAGGAGACTGGAAATTGACTGACCTGTGGCAGCTCACCCAGCCCATATAGTGGATAAATGTATGGCGATAACCCTTGAAAACGGGCAAGAGACTCAGAATATAACTAAAAGCAGATGAAGGTAAAATTTAATTGAACTCCATGAAACaggcataaaaaaaacagtgacATGACTAAAAGGAAAAGCAATGGAAGGGACTGGATTATGAATAATTGACAATTACATTTACATTAACAAACCTGCACCATATACCAGAGCTTTTATTAAGACTTACTTTCATCCTTTTCACAGTATCAAGTGCTGGTTCATTGAGGTGACGATCGTCCCTATGTAGAGCAAGCGCATGGCCGATGAAATCCACTGTATCATCACTTAAACCATGTTTtctgaggaaaaaaaaacacggaAAAAGATTGTTATTTTTGTGCAGAAAGGGATAAGAGCAACCACAGAAAAAGCGCTTTCATAATATTTGGAACGTTGAAGGCCAATCATGATGTATTCTGCAAGGCAACAATTTCCTTCAATATTTTTTCACAAAATGAAATGGATTGCTGTTAGAAGACAGCAACAATATTGATCAGGAGAACTACTGCTGCAAGCTATGAGAGAAGCAAAAAGGTATATTGAAGTACGTGAACGTCTATAATAGGGAAGATGCAGGGTATGTTTGGATGGTGACCAAACTCTAccctaccaaaattttggtcattGACCAAGATTTGGTCCTTCTTTGGATGAAAAGCGAACTTTATGGCAAGCCAATGCCCCACTACcaactctagttcatttttcttgccaaAATTGGCCAACTCATGGGCTACCAAAACCATCAGCAATATTTGTTAAACAATTTTCTACGAGGAAACTGAAAAGCTGCAATAGAACGATATTGATACATGCAGCTCACACCAATTTGTATGCTTCCGTACTTGCTTTGCTTGAAATGGTTATCGTTCATATGCATGGGTGCCAAGCATTGTTAGCTACCTCGAGAAAACTATAAATCGGTCTAATCCGACCTCTCAGACAACACTGGGATTAACCAGCCCAAACTGGTCGGAGACTTTGAGCATTGAATTGTTTATTAGTGACATTACTGATGAAGCAATGGATACAATGCAGCAAGCATTGATGCACTCACGTTATCAATTCTTTAGTTGTCAGCACCGTAAGGTCCAATCCCTTATGTGTTTTTGGATCAGCTTCATTGTAATCTTGGACATAAATGAAGAAATTCCTTGCTCTGCGTTTCTCCAAAAGGCCCATCAAAGGAGACTTCAGAGCCTCCATGTCAGTCGCAGGAACCTTGTAAATCTGATTGAACATGATAACAGAAACAAGATGAGTTGTACATCTAGTATAGGATCAGACTACAATAGATCTAACAACATATGGAAGATACGGGATATGACTTGTCgatgaaaaaacaacaaaagggATTACACAAACTGGGATGCGTTTACCTTCCCTTTGCTGAAGACGAAGCTCCCATCAACAGCTTTGAATGATAAATACTTGGTTACATCAGTGTGAATGAGGGTTCGAACCAGTGTCCCATTTGCCATCATAAACTGACAAAAGAAACATTTTCAGAtaatcaacaaacaaacataaatctgGACAGCCACTTTATAGGGTTGTTTTCCCTTGATAATTTCACGAGATTTTCATATTTTGTTGAATCAGCGAATCACTACATTAATAACATAAATAAGCTCCACATACTTCTCATCAAGATAAAACAATGCACAATCATTAGGCTTTGTTTGGGTCAACGTCACAAACATTGGTGGCGAAGATGTGCTATAAAAATAGATTTGTGCGAGAAGAGGCTGTTGCACCTTTGGAACCATGTCTACATTGTAATCTCTGCTTGCGCCTAGATGTGCCGGGGGCTTATCTTCCCCTCTAAACCTCTTCCAGAGCTGTTCCAAAAAGAGAATCCAAAATCATGGTTAATATAAACTACAGAAGTGCTGCCAACATAAACTAAAGGAAATGGGTACTAATGTGTACTAGGCTACTAGCATTAAATTCCTTGACAAGTGGGCCAACAGATCTAGAACCTCCAGCATTTAAATAAATTCATTGGAATTGCTAACCTGGTTAAGGTTGAGCGAAGTGGAATCACCGCCGTAGTAGTCATTTCTATCCATATGTAACACCTGCAACATGAGTACATGACACATGAAACCCAGGATATCTCCCCTTTCCACTATTAACATAATGGAAATACAAAAGCGTTTCGCAGTCGCACAGCAGATTAAGAGTGAGGGAACGAGGGAGGAGAAAGACCAGAAACTACGCGGGCAGGAAACCTACTGACCAGGCCCTGCAATCAGGACCGGACTATAGAACGAAAACCTGCCCCTATCCTACAGCCCTAACACAGGAGTTACAATGAGTACATGACACATACATGAGTAGTCTTTTTTATCCATATCCAACACCTCCGGCTCCAACATTACTAGATTTGTGCCTCCGAATGCAAGTACTTTTAAAGAGGTGCATACCAAGGCACAAGAGCTATTCaagatccttttttttctcgaacacgcctcgcggcgtgtcattttcattaagaaggaAGCGCAAGAAGCGCGAGTACAAACAAAGGCAACAAAAGGCGAGACCCAACGggctcaaaacaaaaagagagagaacgGAAAAAAAGGCCAAAGCCACTATACAGGGAGAGAGGAAAGTCCTAAGTCCGGAGGACCGCATGGACAAATCTCACGAGATTTTCATATTTTGTTGAATTAGTGGGTAACTGCGTAGCGTGCCATATGTGTGGGTAAAAAAAAGGCCAAAGCGACTATTCAAGATCCTGGCTCAGAACAAATCAAGTCATATGTGTGGGTAACTGCATAGCGTGCCATTAGCACTGGAGTAGTGGGTGATTAATAAAGCTCTTAAGGTGCCTCAAAATCCATGCTTTGCacccttttttttgagaaaacgcaaagcttgcatctcgatgcattgatagaaagaatGTAGTTGGAAGCCCAATAACAGGCCGAGACAACTGAACACTCAAGACAAGACGACGACCAACGGTCGCTAGACAGACATCACAACCAAACAACCTCAGGCCTAGATGCCGACCACACAAACGTAC
The Brachypodium distachyon strain Bd21 chromosome 2, Brachypodium_distachyon_v3.0, whole genome shotgun sequence genome window above contains:
- the LOC100830624 gene encoding guanosine nucleotide diphosphate dissociation inhibitor 1: MDEEYDVIVLGTGLKECILSGLLSVDGLKVLHMDRNDYYGGDSTSLNLNQLWKRFRGEDKPPAHLGASRDYNVDMVPKFMMANGTLVRTLIHTDVTKYLSFKAVDGSFVFSKGKIYKVPATDMEALKSPLMGLLEKRRARNFFIYVQDYNEADPKTHKGLDLTVLTTKELITKHGLSDDTVDFIGHALALHRDDRHLNEPALDTVKRMKLYSESLARFQGLSPYIYPLYGLGELPQAFARLSAVYGGTYMLNKPECKVEFDMEGKVCGVTSEGETAKCKKVVCDPSYLTNKVRKIGKVARAIAIMSHPIPNTDAHSVQIILPQKQLGRKSDMYIFCCSYTHNVAPKGKFIAFVSTEAESDDIRSELMPGVDLLGPIDELFFDMYDRYEPVNEPSLDNCFISTSYDATTHFETTVTDVLNMYTMITGKTVDLSVDLSAASAAEEY